In the Penaeus chinensis breed Huanghai No. 1 chromosome 31, ASM1920278v2, whole genome shotgun sequence genome, one interval contains:
- the LOC125042037 gene encoding pro-resilin-like: MNNINSYNEDGTTNNGTSNNYQFYITRHIKASFHVQPPVLFALSTEAEMKVFAVFALLAAVASAIPEEGYNYQAPGGQGSQFPTGAGQAQYPSVPAKYAFQWDVNHEPSGNFYGHKEQREDANTKGSYYVQLPDGRRLLVEYYVDATGYHPTVTFEGEAQYPSGGNRGYGQSGQGSSQGSPSQSYGVPSK; the protein is encoded by the exons ATGAACAACATCAACAGTTATAATGAAGATGGTACAACTAACAATGGTACTAGTAACAACTATCAGTTTTACATTACc CGTCATATAAAAGCGAGCTTCCACGTCCAGCCGCCAGTTCTCTTCGCACTCTCAACCGAGGCAGAAATGAAG GTATTTGCTGTGTTTGCCCTTTTGGCGGCAGTGGCGTCGGCGATTCCCGAAGAAGGCTACAACTATCAGGCACCAGGAGGTCAGGGATCCCAGTTCCCTACCGGGGCGGGACAGGCACAGTACCCCTCCGTGCCCGCCAAGTACGCCTTCCAGTGGGACGTGAACCATGAGCCTTCAGGGAACTTCTACGGCCACAAAGAGCAGAGGGAAGACGCCAACACTAAGGGAAG TTACTACGTCCAGCTGCCCGATGGTCGCCGTCTTCTGGTCGAGTATTACGTGGACGCCACCGGTTACCATCCCACCGTCACCTTCGAGGGAGAGGCGCAGTATCCTTCAGGAGGGAATCGGGGATACGGCCAGTCCGGTCAGGGATCGAGCCAAGGTTCTCCCTCGCAGTCATATGGCGTTCCCTCTAAATAA
- the LOC125042038 gene encoding pro-resilin-like, producing the protein MNNINSYNEDGTTNNGTSNNYQFYITRHIKASFHVQPPVLFALSTEAEMKVFAVFALLVAVASAIPEESYNYQAPGGQGSQFLTGAGQAQYPSVPAQYAFQWDVNHEPSGNFYGHKEQREDANTQGSYYVQLPDGRRLLVEYYVDATGYHPTVTFEGEAQYPSGGNRGYGQSGQGSSQGSPSQSYGVPSK; encoded by the exons ATGAACAACATCAACAGTTATAATGAAGATGGTACAACTAACAATGGTACTAGTAACAACTATCAGTTTTACATTACc CGTCATATAAAAGCGAGCTTCCACGTCCAGCCGCCAGTTCTCTTCGCACTCTCAACCGAGGCAGAAATGAAG GTATTTGCTGTGTTTGCCCTTTTGGTGGCAGTGGCGTCTGCGATTCCCGAAGAAAGCTACAACTATCAGGCACCAGGAGGTCAGGGATCCCAGTTCCTTACTGGGGCGGGACAGGCCCAGTACCCCTCCGTGCCCGCCCAGTACGCCTTTCAGTGGGACGTGAACCATGAGCCTTCAGGGAACTTCTACGGCCACAAAGAGCAAAGGGAAGACGCCAACACTCAGGGAAG TTACTACGTCCAGCTGCCCGATGGTCGCCGTCTTCTGGTCGAATATTACGTGGACGCCACCGGTTACCATCCCACCGTCACCTTCGAGGGAGAGGCTCAGTATCCTTCAGGAGGGAATCGGGGATACGGCCAGTCCGGTCAGGGATCGAGCCAAGGGTCTCCGTCGCAGTCATATGGCGTTCCCTCTAAATAA
- the LOC125042039 gene encoding pro-resilin-like: MLKNGRRLLVEYYVDATGYHPTVTFEGEAQYPPGGNRGYGQSVLFALSTEAEMKVFAVFALLVAVASAIPEEGYNYQAPGGQGSQFPTGAGQAQYPSVPAQYAFQWDVNHEPSGNFYGHKEQREDANTQGSYYVQLPDGRRLLVEYYVDATGYHPTVTFEGEAQYPSGGNRGYGQSGQGSSQGSPSQSYGVPSK; encoded by the exons ATGTTAAAGAAC GGTCGCCGTCTTCTGGTCGAGTATTACGTGGACGCCACCGGTTACCATCCCACCGTCACCTTCGAGGGAGAGGCGCAGTATCCTCCAGGAGGGAATCGGGGATACGGCCAGTCCG TTCTCTTCGCACTCTCAACCGAGGCAGAAATGAAG GTATTTGCTGTGTTTGCCCTTTTGGTGGCAGTGGCGTCGGCGATTCCTGAAGAAGGCTACAACTACCAGGCACCAGGAGGTCAGGGATCCCAGTTCCCCACCGGGGCGGGACAGGCACAGTACCCCTCCGTGCCCGCCCAGTACGCCTTCCAGTGGGACGTGAACCATGAGCCTTCAGGGAACTTCTACGGCCACAAAGAGCAAAGGGAAGACGCCAACACTCAGGGAAG TTACTACGTCCAGCTGCCCGATGGTCGCCGTCTTCTGGTCGAATATTACGTGGACGCCACCGGTTACCATCCCACCGTCACCTTCGAGGGAGAGGCGCAGTATCCTTCAGGAGGGAATCGGGGATACGGCCAGTCCGGTCAGGGATCGAGCCAAGGGTCTCCGTCGCAGTCATATGGCGTTCCCTCTAAATAA
- the LOC125042040 gene encoding pro-resilin-like, with the protein MKVTVVFALLAAVASAIPEEGYNYQAPGGQGFQYPSAPAQYAFQWDVNHAPSGNFYGHKEQREDANTQGSYYVQLPDGRRLLVEYYVDATGYHPTVTFEGEAQYPSGGNRGYGQSGQGSSQGSPSQLYGTPSK; encoded by the exons ATGAAG GTAACAGTTGTCTTTGCCCTTTTGGCGGCCGTGGCGTCGGCGATTCCTGAAGAAGGCTACAACTACCAGGCACCAGGAGGCCAGGGATTCCAGTACCCCTCCGCGCCCGCCCAGTACGCCTTCCAGTGGGACGTGAATCACGCACCTTCAGGGAACTTTTACGGCCacaaagagcagagagaagatGCCAACACTCAGGGAAG TTACTACGTCCAGCTGCCTGATGGTCGCCGTCTTCTGGTCGAGTATTACGTGGACGCTACCGGTTACCATCCCACCGTCACCTTCGAGGGAGAGGCGCAGTATCCTTCGGGAGGGAATCGGGGATACGGTCAGTCCGGTCAGGGATCGAGCCAAGGGTCTCCCTCGCAATTGTATGGCACCCCATCAAAATAG
- the LOC125042042 gene encoding uncharacterized protein LOC125042042: protein MHLQGTFTATKSREKTPTLREVTTSSCPMVAVFWSSITWTPPVTIPPSPSRERRSILQEGIGDTASPVRDRAKVLPHNHMVSHLSKLDTKTGQLLTEITPLVPTPSKNYSTQPKDQLQFMEQYTTATVTYQALGRARY, encoded by the exons ATGCACCTTCAGGGAACTTTTACGGCCACAAAGAGCAGAGAGAAAACGCCAACACTCAGGGAAG TTACTACGTCCAGCTGCCCGATGGTCGCCGTCTTCTGGTCGAGTATTACGTGGACGCCACCGGTTACCATCCCACCGTCACCTTCGAGGGAGAGGCGCAGTATCCTTCAGGAGGGAATCGGGGATACGGCCAGTCCGGTCAGGGATCGAGCCAAGGTTCTCCCTCACAATCATATGGTGTCCCATCTAAGTAAGCTC GATACAAAGACCGGCCAGCTCTTAACCGAGATCACCCCTCTCGTGCCCACGCCTTCTAAAAACTATAGTACTCAGCCAAAAGACCAGTTACAATTCATGGAACAATATACCACTGCAAC GGTGACCTACCAGGCCCTCGGCCGAGCGCGTTACTGA
- the LOC125042043 gene encoding pro-resilin-like has product MKVFAVFALLVAVASAIPQEGYNYQAPGGQGSQFPSGAGQAQYPSVPAQYAFQWDVNHESSGNFYGHKEQREDANTQGSYYVQLPDGRRLLVEYYVDAAGYHPTVTFEGEAQYPSGGNRGYGQSGQGSSPGSPSQLYGAPSK; this is encoded by the exons ATGAAG GTATTCGCGGTGTTTGCCCTTTTGGTGGCTGTGGCGTCGGCGATTCCTCAGGAAGGCTACAACTACCAGGCACCAGGAGGTCAGGGATCCCAGTTCCCTTCTGGGGCGGGACAGGCACAGTACCCCTCCGTGCCCGCCCAGTACGCCTTCCAGTGGGACGTGAACCATGAGTCTTCAGGGAACTTCTACGGCCACAAAGAGCAGAGGGAAGACGCCAACACTCAGGGAAG TTACTACGTCCAGCTGCCCGATGGTCGCCGTCTTCTGGTCGAGTATTACGTGGACGCCGCTGGTTACCATCCCACCGTCACCTTCGAGGGAGAGGCGCAGTATCCTTCAGGAGGGAATCGGGGATACGGCCAGTCCGGTCAGGGATCGAGCCCAGGTTCTCCTTCACAATTATATGGTGCTCCATCTAAATAG
- the LOC125042044 gene encoding pro-resilin-like, producing the protein MEVSAVFALLVAVASAIPEEGYNYQAPGGQGSQFPTGTGQAQYPSVPAQYSFQWDVNHEPSGNFYGHKEQRDDANTQGSYYVQLPDGRRLLVEYYADAAGYHPTVTFEGEAQYPSGGNRGYGQSGQGSSQGSPSQSYGTPTK; encoded by the exons ATGGAG GTATCAGCTGTGTTTGCCCTTTTGGTGGCCGTGGCGTCGGCGATTCCCGAAGAAGGCTACAACTACCAGGCACCAGGAGGCCAGGGATCCCAGTTCCCTACCGGGACTGGACAGGCTCAGTACCCCTCCGTGCCCGCCCAGTATTCCTTCCAGTGGGACGTGAATCACGAACCTTCAGGGAACTTCTACGGCCACAAAGAGCAGAGGGATGATGCCAATACTCAGGGAAG TTACTACGTCCAGCTGCCCGATGGTCGCCGTCTTCTGGTCGAGTATTACGCGGACGCCGCCGGTTACCATCCCACCGTCACCTTCGAGGGAGAGGCGCAGTATCCTTCGGGAGGGAATCGGGGATACGGCCAGTCCGGTCAGGGATCGAGCCAGGGTTCTCCCTCACAATCGTATGGAACCCCAACTAAATAG
- the LOC125042045 gene encoding pro-resilin-like, producing MKLVSTAFALLVAAASAIPQEGYNYQAPGGQGSQFPTGAGQAQYPSVPAQYAFQWDVNHEPSGNFYGHKEQREDANTQGSYYVQLPDGRRLLVEYYVDATGYHPTVSFEGEAQYPSGGNRGYGQSGQGSSQGSPSQLYGAPSK from the exons ATGAAG CTGGTATCCACTGCTTTTGCCCTTTTGGTGGCTGCGGCGTCGGCGATTCCTCAGGAAGGCTACAACTACCAGGCACCAGGAGGTCAGGGATCCCAGTTCCCTACCGGGGCGGGACAGGCACAGTACCCCTCCGTGCCCGCCCAGTACGCCTTCCAGTGGGACGTGAATCATGAACCTTCAGGGAACTTTTACGGCCACAAAGAGCAGAGGGAAGATGCCAACACTCAGGGAAG TTACTACGTCCAGCTGCCAGATGGTCGACGTCTTCTGGTCGAGTATTACGTGGACGCCACCGGTTACCATCCCACCGTCTCCTTCGAGGGAGAGGCGCAGTATCCTTCAGGAGGGAATCGGGGATACGGCCAGTCCGGTCAAGGATCGAGCCAAGGGTCTCCCTCACAGTTATATGGGGCCCCGTCTAAATAA